The Neisseria yangbaofengii genome contains a region encoding:
- the purE gene encoding 5-(carboxyamino)imidazole ribonucleotide mutase, which translates to MVQVGIIMGSNSDWPVMQQAAQFLKEFGVEFEARVVSAHRTPDLMFEYAETARERGIKAIIAGAGGAAHLPGMVAAKTTVPVLGVPVPSKYLRGEDSLLSIVQMPKGVPVATFAIGEAGAANAALFAISLLANENPELGQKLADFRAKQEQTVLAMTLED; encoded by the coding sequence ATGGTTCAAGTCGGCATTATTATGGGCAGCAACAGCGATTGGCCGGTTATGCAGCAGGCCGCGCAGTTTTTAAAAGAGTTTGGCGTAGAATTTGAAGCGCGTGTCGTTTCCGCACACCGCACGCCGGATTTGATGTTTGAATACGCCGAAACCGCTCGCGAGCGCGGTATTAAAGCGATTATCGCCGGTGCCGGCGGCGCGGCGCACTTACCGGGCATGGTAGCTGCGAAAACAACCGTACCGGTATTGGGTGTGCCGGTACCGAGCAAATATTTGCGCGGCGAAGATTCTTTGCTGTCTATCGTGCAAATGCCTAAAGGCGTGCCGGTGGCGACATTTGCCATCGGCGAAGCCGGTGCGGCCAATGCAGCGCTGTTTGCCATTTCTTTGCTGGCGAACGAAAACCCTGAATTAGGGCAAAAGCTGGCGGATTTTCGAGCCAAACAAGAGCAAACAGTTTTAGCAATGACACTGGAAGATTAA